A window of Daphnia pulicaria isolate SC F1-1A chromosome 10, SC_F0-13Bv2, whole genome shotgun sequence contains these coding sequences:
- the LOC124314117 gene encoding heterogeneous nuclear ribonucleoprotein 27C-like yields MASQQKFPGKEGGDNSNEQGKMFIGGLSWETTRDNLLRYFSQYGEVVDCVVMKNPETGRSRGFGFITFADPNNVGLVLQNTPHILDNRTIDPKPCNPRAEMVRAPRRSMGTGNGYKVFLGGLPSNLTETDLRNFFSQYGKVSEVVIMYDQEKKKSRGFGFLTFESEESVDRCTGEHYVSINGKQVEIKKAEPRDTRGSSGGMRRGGHNGGWEGPGMGMHGGMGPMGGPMGGPMGPPMGGGYQGWGGPANQGGYGYGPQGGYQGWGPQGQWGGYGGGPGANYGYGPQGGPQQGGYNNWNWGGPGPQGGGPGGPGPNGDMYGRGPNPTNGGPPGAAAPTGPGVPGVKAEPAQYGAGYGTNGYGTDVNQGYRGGYAQEANAQGYGGGQGYGNPERVPPPGVAPAGNGLGVPGAGAGAAGPGGPGPQRGGGHHHQPSQSQYHPYRRGGV; encoded by the exons ATGGCCTCTCAACAAAAATTCCCTGGAAAAGAAGGTGGTGATAATTCGAATGAACAAGG tAAAATGTTCATCGGAGGTTTAAGCTGGGAAACGACGCGCGATAATTTGCTTCGATATTTCAGTCAGTATGGTGAAGTTGTTGACTGTGTGGTAATGAAGAACCCAGAAACTGGTAGATCAAGAGGGTTTGGGTTCATTACATTTGCTGATCCTAACAATGTTGGTTTAGTGCTACAAAACACACCCCATATACTCGATAATCGTACa ATTGACCCCAAACCTTGTAATCCACGTGCCGAAATGGTACGCGCTCCTCGCCGGAGTATGGGTACAGGAAATGGTTACAAAGTATTTTTAGGTGGGCTTCCATCAAACTTGACAGAAACAGATCTTCGTAACTTCTTCTCGCAGTACGGAAAGGTCTCTGAAGTCGTTATCATGTAcgaccaagaaaagaaaaaatctcgaG GCTTTGgctttttgacctttgaatcGGAGGAGTCGGTGGATCGCTGCACTGGTGAACACTATGTTTCAATCAATGGAAAGCAG GTTGAAATCAAGAAAGCAGAGCCCCGTGATACTCGAGGATCATCTGGTGGAATGAGACGTGGAGGACACAATGGTGGATGGGAAGGTCCGGGAATGGGAATGCATGGG GGTATGGGTCCTATGGGTGGCCCAATGGGCGGACCGATGGGCCCTCCCATGGGTGGTGGTTATCAAGGATGGGGTGGACCTGCCAATCAAGGTGGATATGGATATGGACCCCAAGGTGGATATCAAGGATGGGGCCCACAAGGGCAGTGGGGAGGATATGGAGGAGGACCAGGAGCTAATTATGGCTATG GCCCTCAAGGTGGACCTCAACAGGGTGGATACAACAACTGGAATTGGGGAGGACCGGGCCCACAAGGAGGTGGCCCAGGTGGCCCAGGTCCCAACGGCGATATGTATGGTAGAGGTCCTAACCCAACTAATGGTGGTCCTCCGGGCGCAGCTGCCCCTACTGGACCTGGAGTTCCTGGAGTAAAAGCTGAACCTGCTCAGTACGGTGCTGGATACGGAACTAATGGCTATGGAACA GACGTTAACCAAGGATACAGAGGAGGATACGCCCAAGAAGCTAACGCTCAAGGATATGGCGGTGGACAAG gcTATGGAAATCCAGAAAGAGTCCCACCACCTGGCGTTGCACCTGCCGGTAATGGTCTTGGTGTTCCTGGAGCAGGAGCCGGAGCTGCTGGCCCTGGAGGACCGGGTCCTCAACGAGGAGGTggtcaccaccaccagccgTCGCAATCTCAGTACCACCCATATCGCCGAGGAGGCGTTTGA
- the LOC124314094 gene encoding pre-mRNA-processing factor 19-like, protein MALCCSLSNEVPEHPVVSPVSGSVFERRLIEKYIADNGVDPINGKEITVDQLIEIKTPPIVKPKVPSATSIPAVLKSLQDEWDAVMLNSFTLRQQLQTARQELSHALYQHDAACRVIARLHKEVSTAREALATLKPQTGYAAVSTPSVAASAEAGGVAAQPIEAAGLTPEIISQLQDKATVLTQERKRRGKTMPEGLATAEALKGYKTLASHPALHSASMPGILTMDVHAADTSHILTGGNDRCATVFNKDTEQVVAVLKGHTKKVTKVLYHPEEEVAITASPDATIRVWNITGSSQSAIIRAHDGPVTGLSLHATGEYVLSTSLDQHWAFSDIRVGRLLTKVADTDGNPLTTAQFHPDGLIFGTGTQDSQIKIWDLKEQSNVANFPGHSGPIAALSFSENGYYLATAAEDSCVKLWDLRKLKNFKTIQLDEGYEVKDLCFDQSGTYLAVAGTDVRVYLCKQWETLKTFNDHTALAMGVRFGNHAQSIASVSMDRTLKIYGIE, encoded by the exons ATGGCCCTCTGTTGTTCTC TGTCGAACGAAGTTCCCGAACATCCTGTGGTCTCACCGGTGTCAGGATCTGTGTTTGAACGTCGGCTGATTGAAAAGTACATTGCTGATAACGGGGTAGATCCCATCAATGGGAAAGAAATAACTGTAGATCaacttattgaaatcaaaa CCCCCCCAATTGTTAAGCCTAAAGTACCATCTGCAACAAGCATTCCCGCTGTGCTTAAATCTTTACAAGATGAATGGGATGCTGTCATGTTAAATTCCTTTACTTTGAGGCAACAATTACAAACTGCTCGACAAGAATTGAG TCATGCTCTCTACCAACATGATGCTGCTTGTCGTGTTATTGCACGCCTCCACAAGGAAGTATCTACAGCACGGGAAGCACTTGCAACTCTTAAGCCCCAGACTGGCTATGCTGCTGTATCTACACCATCTGTTGCTGCCTCA GCTGAAGCTGGTGGTGTGGCAGCACAACCGATCGAGGCAGCTGGATTAACTCCGGAAATCATATCACAATTACAAGATAAAGCCACTGTTCTTACTCAAGAACGAAAACGTAGAGGCAAGACCATGCCCGAAGGCTTAGCTACAGCAGAAGCTTTGAAGGGATATAAAACTTTGGCATCTCATCCG GCTTTGCACAGTGCAAGTATGCCCGGAATTTTGACCATGGACGTTCATGCCGCTGATACTTCTCATATTTTGACTGGAGGTAACGATCGATGCGCTACAGTTTTTAACAAGGACACTGAGCAGGTTGTTGCTGTTctcaagggacatacaaaaAAAGTTACCAAGGTGCTTTATCATCCAGAAGAG GAAGTCGCGATAACAGCATCTCCTGATGCGACGATTCGTGTTTGGAATATAACCGGTTCCTCACAATCTGCCATCATCCGTGCTCATGATGGTCCTGTCACAGGCTTGTCGCTCCACGCAACCGGAGAATATGTTTTGTCGACGTCACTGGATCAACACTGGGCATTTTCAGATATTCGCGTTGGGCGGTTGTTGACAAAGGTTGCCGACACAGACGGAAATCCGCTCACGACAGCCCAGTTCCATCCAGATGGTCTCATTTTCGGTACTGGAACACAAGATTCACAGATCAAAATTTGGGATTTAAAAGAACAATCTAACGTGGCCAACTTTCCAG GTCATTCCGGTCCTATTGCGGCTTTGTCATTTTCAGAAAATGGTTACTATTTGGCTACAGCGGCAGAAGACTCTTGCGTCAAATTGTGGGATTTACGTAAattgaagaattttaaaacaattcagCTCGACGAGGGATACGAAGTTAAGGACTTGTGCTTCGATCAAAGCGGCACCTACCTTGCTGTGGCTGGTACCGACGTGCGCGTTTATCTCTGCAAGCAATGGGAAACTCTGAAGACTTTTAACGACCATACAGCATTGGCTATGGGAGTCCGTTTCGGCAACCATGCGCAGTCGATAGCGTCTGTGAGTATGGATCGTACGCTGAAAATTTATGGCATCGAGTGA